Within the Setaria viridis chromosome 3, Setaria_viridis_v4.0, whole genome shotgun sequence genome, the region TTCTCCTACCTAAATAACCAAACTTCATCCAAAAGTTTGAGGTAAATGGAGCTCCAAATGGCTAATCCACACCTTGGAGATCAAGATCTATCTAGAGGTATATGGAACTCCATTTGAGTCTAAAACCTATGCAATAAGCTTCAAAAAGACAAGGAATCCTAtaagctccaactccaaggaaacaaagttgaaaaccttccCCCACCATTTTCGCTTTTTTCGATTttcaggcagcacctccccctAGCAGTGACTGTGAGGAAGAAGCCCAGCTGACTATTTTGCCGcccatttctaggggcgggtcGTCTCGTGGCCTGCCCATGGAGAACCATTTGTgtcacccgcccctgcaaatgggggctatttccaggggtgggtgatgttgtcacccgcccctggaaagaTCATGGAAATTGCCTCCATTTGTAGGGGcaggtgacgccatcacccgctCCTGCGAATGGTTCTCCATGGGCGTGCCACATGCTGCAGTATCGCCTCCCCTATAAATCATTTTTTAGAACTTGGATTTGGGACTGCATTATCTATGTTAAACAATCTGTGTGAAAGCCCCCCATCCGAAATGAACGCGACGCGAGGCGTGGCATGCATAGTCGAGGTCTTCACAAAGCGTCCACGGCCTACCGAGCTCGGCATTGGTAAAATATTCGGGGTGGACGGGGCCGTTGAGCTGCATCCATGCAGTGGTTGGGTTGTGGTCGCTGGCCCTCCGTCCGTCGCCCCGTTCCCGTTCCTCCCGACCTCGTCGCGGGCGTCGTCGGGCGCACACCACGTCTGCCCACCGCTTCTCACCTTCCGGCGCCCTCCCTCTCACAGGCGCCCCACCCGCCAGTCACAGCTACCGCGCAGCTGCCCTACCTATTTATCTATCCCACGCCCCGCCCCTTATCACGTGATCTCGCCGTCGGCGCTGTGCGCGCCACGACACGCCGCGTAGTACCAAGTCGATGGAAAACCCACTGCATGGTAGCGGCCAGCAACCGAGCCCACAGCTGCCTGGGTACCTCGCCTCGCCGGTTGCCGCCGCGCCACAACAGGCGTGCACCAATCCGATTGCTCCGGGTCTCGGGGCGATGAGCTGcccaccgccggcggccgcggtggacTGGGCGTCGCTGCTTCTCCCGTGCGCGCCGGGGTCGTTGCACGTTGGGACGACGATGCCGCAgcaggcggtggcgggcgcgggcgcgggtgaggttgagagcggcggcggcggcgctgtggtggtggctgggGGTTGTGGGGGTAGCAGTAGTAGCACGTCTGGAGATGGCGACAAGGCAACGAGAGCTGGTGGTGGGaagggcggcgggagggggaggaagaaggcaaGCCAGCCGCGGTTCGCGTTCCAGACGCGGAGCGAGAACGACATCCTCGACGACGGCTACCGGTGGAGGAAGTACGGCCAGAAGGCCGTCAAGAACAGCGCGTATCCCAGGTTTCCATTCGTCTCTACATGCTTAAATTTCTGTAACAGTCAATATATCATGCATGCATTCGTATCTAATAATGTGCACTTCAAATTTATCACTTGTTTGTttaatttctaatatttttttgccaATGCATGCGCATGCAGGAGCTACTACCGGTGCACGCACCACACGTGCAACGTGAAGAAGCAGGTGCAGCGGCTGGCCAAGGACACGGGCATCGTGGTGACCACGTACGAGGGCGTGCACAACCACCCGTGCGAGAAGCTCATGGAAGCTCTCAGCCCCATCCTCAAGCAGCTCCAGCTCCTCTCGCAGCTCCAGTGCAGCACTAATCAGCTCATCTGAGCACTGTTGTAACGATCTATACATCTGACACTCACAGCATGCATGGTCAGCGTGAGCTAATGCAAATTTAATTACTGTCCAAAGTGTACAAATTAAACACACTGTCTAGAACgggaagagaaggaaaatgGCTGTCCTACCTCCCAAATACACAGTTGCTGTTGATCTTATATATTGGTACGGTGTTGTGTACTCGTCACaaccggttttaaaacaaaatcaaatgcTACATATAGGTAtgtcaggatcaagtttcatacatatagtgacatcatcatTGAATAATAGTAatagtatcacgtaaaggaatataaataaagacttacgagtctatcaaagatatacaacttaatcttggaaacgaaggctccaaacttcacaggcaatcgactgggggttgtgTACGTCTAGCATCATCTTCAataacttcacacaccttcctcttctgagtagtagta harbors:
- the LOC117850342 gene encoding uncharacterized protein, which codes for MENPLHGSGQQPSPQLPGYLASPVAAAPQQACTNPIAPGLGAMSCPPPAAAVDWASLLLPCAPGSLHVGTTMPQQAVAGAGAGEVESGGGGAVVVAGGCGGSSSSTSGDGDKATRAGGGKGGGRGRKKASQPRFAFQTRSENDILDDGYRWRKYGQKAVKNSAYPRSYYRCTHHTCNVKKQVQRLAKDTGIVVTTYEGVHNHPCEKLMEALSPILKQLQLLSQLQCSTNQLI